One uncultured Carboxylicivirga sp. genomic window, TTCCATACAATATTAAAATTGTAACTGCAAATGTTTTGGCTAATCTGATTTTTCGCTTCGTAGTAATAATGAATAAAAAAAAGTTAGAATCAATCCATTCATTTATTTGTCAAACAGTACCAATTGGAAAATTGAAAAAATGAATACACCCTTAGTTAGTATACTAATCACTGCATACAATCGGGAACCATATATTGCAGTGGCTATACAGAGTGCCATAAATCAAACATATGACAATCTGGAGATAGTGATTCTTGATGATTGTTCAACAGATAATAGTTTTAAAATAGCATCAGATTTTGCAAAAAAGGATAATAGAATTAAAGTTCATAAAAATCCCCAGAATTTAGGTCAGTTTCCAACACGAAATAAAATAGCGCAAATTGCTACAGGAAAGTATATAAAGTATCTTGACTCTGATGATTTATTATATCCTCACTGTATACAAGTAATGGTTTGGGCTATGGAACAGTTTCCGAATGCAGGAATCGGACTGTGTAAAAACTATCGCCCCGATTATATCTTCCCGGTACAACTAAGTCCTCAAGAGGCATATACGGAGAATTTCTCTAATGATCCTTCTTTTTTCGTACACGCTCCAAATTCTACAATCATAAATAGGGATAAGTTTCTTGAACTTGGTGGTATGAAGGAAGATTGGGGAATATCAGCAGATCATTGGTTTATTTTTCAAATGGTAGCCAGGTATCAAACAGTATTGATGCCCCATGGATTAGTTTATTACAGAATAGGACATGAACAGGTTTCAAATGAATACACTACAGATTTTCATTTGATAGAACAAAGACATTATATAATTAGATTATTGGAAGATAAGAATTGTCCTTTAAGTCAAGCCCGAATTAATCAAATTAAAAAGAAAATAAAAGGAAACTATATTCGATATACCTTTTATCAATTTTTAAAATTTAGAATTAAAGCCACATTAAATTTAATAAACAAAGTTCCCTTATCTGATCTGCAATATATTTTATCGAGATAATATGTTTTTAGTAATTTTAATCAAATCTATATTTATTTCCATCTTTAGAAATTTATATTGGATTTATAATCTCTCAAAAATATCAACCCCTAAAGGTTTAAAAGTTAAATTACCTATCATCATTGAAGGAAAAGGAAAAATAAATTCTAGTGAAAATTTCACACTTGATAAAAATGTGAATATTGGGATTGCTAAGAATGCTTCACTTTCCGTTGGTTTTAATACCATCTTTGAGGAACAATTTCTTATTCGGGTAGGAAATGATGCTTGTGTAAAAATTGGTTCAAATACTCGTATGGGAAGTTTTACCAAAATATACACAAACACGAGTTGGAATATTGGAAATGACGTAAAGATTGCAACACATTGTGATATTTTTGCTCGAGAATCGCTTAATTCCGGCAGGTTATGTATTGGTAATGGTTCACATATTGGGGACGGAACAATAATAGATATGTGTTCAGATGTAACCATCGATGAAGAGGTAGCCATTGGTCCCAATTGTACCATATATACACATGATCACAAATTTGATGATATGAATAAACCTGCATGGAAAGGAGGTTTAATATTAAAACCAGTTGTCATCAAAAGAGGAGCTTGGATTGGTTCTAATGTAACCATTCTTCCAGGTGTCACAATTGGTGAAAGAGCAGTTATTGCTGCAGGAGCTGTTGTAACCCAAAATGTAAGTCCCAATACGATTGTTGGTGGAGTGCCTGCTAAACTTTTAAAAGAAATTAATAATTAATAATCCATGGAAATTCTGGTTACCGGAGCTACAGGTTTTATTGGAAATCATTTATGTCGCTTGCTCTGTGAGCAAGGCCATAAGGTTATTGCATTGGTTCGACCAGGCAGTGATACATATGAGCTATCTAATTTACCAAACATTAATTTTGTTTTTGGTGATATTTTAAACCATTTAGGTCTTAATAAACTTCAAACTTTCCCCAAAATTGTCTTTCACCTTGCGGCTGATTGGTCTAGATTAAACGTACAGGATGATCAGGAATTTATTGACTTTCTAATTAAAAAGAAAATCAACAAATTAATTTTTTATAGCAGTATATGTGCTTCCGGTCTTGATCTTTCAACCCAACCTTTGGACGAAAATAACAAACCAGAATTTTTACCCTCCGATTATTATGGAAAATATAAATATGGAGTAGAATCTTATATCAATAGTAAATCAACTGAAGGTGAATTTACTGGTATTAATTTACGACCAACAATAGTTTATGGACCCGGTGACACCTCCAATTTATATCCCTTGTTTCAAGCTGTAAGAAATGGAAATATAGCGCTTTGGAATAAAGGCAAACAGTTGCTAAGGCCTTGTTATATATCAAACCTTAATAACATTGCTATCTCATTAATGGAAGATTCTTCAAACTCAAATAACTTAACACTTCATGTTGGGGATAATGAATTACTTTCATTACATCAGGTAGTAAAATATATATCTACACATTTAGGTGTTCATTCTAAATACAAGAACCATTCATTATTTCTCGGAAAAAATAAGGGATTTTTTCGTTTTGTACTCAATCGGTTTAAACTGACAAATAGCTTTGGAACTCAATTTGCTTTTAATAAATGGACTCGTGAGTACAACGCTAATATAAACAACTTAAAAAAACATGTAGATACAAATAAATTAATATCCTTTGATAGGGCTATTGAAGAAACCTCTAACTGGTACAACTGTAATAATTTAATTTAAAAATGAACGAGAACAAAGTTCCGATAGTTATCTTAACTACAATTTCTACAGAAAGTATTGAAGCGATATTGAATAGCCTTGATTTACAAAAATACACTGATATTTGGTTACTTGAGAAGGATGAGAGTCTATCTAAATGGGCAGCCAAGCATACTTTGAATGTAAGTAATTTAAACACCTTAAATAAACACAAATTCGTTACTTCGGGTAATAGAATAATAGAATTACCTTCTTCTTTTCTCTATCATTCAAAGCATCTATTTATATACCAAAACTATATATCTAAAGACAATTACCTCTGTGGAGCTATATACAATCTGGGCAAATTAATAAATAAAAAACCCCATTTATTAAATAAGCAATTACTTGAGCTATACTATTTTTTCAAATCATCTGAATTCATAGCAATCTCCAATGAAAACAATATTTCAAAGAAAAGTAATGCCTGGCAAATAGATTCTGACTTTATTAATACACTCAACCTAAAGCGAAATAGATTATATAGCTCATTTTTTCAACATCTTAGCCAAAACAAACAACAATTGACTGATAATAACGCAAAGCCAGTTAAACATAGTTTCAAACTATACTCTCTGGGAGATTATTTAACTCTTATCAAACAGAAATTATATCATCCAATAAATAAATTAAATGAAGCCTTTGCCATTTTTATTGAAATGATACGCTTCCGATTAAAACAATACAAAAGGAAAAAAGCTAATAACTAATCAATTTTTAATGTCAACTCCTAATCGAATTAAAATAGCCATTGTTGGGTGTGGGGCTATCTTTGAAAACAACCACTTAAAAGTACTAATTGACTCCAAACTATGGGAAGTTGCATATTTAGTAGATAAAGATGAATTTTTACTTAAAAAATATTCATCTTTATTAGGATGTAATTATGGTACTAATATTGATTTAATTCCAAACGAGATTAATGCTTGCCTAGTTGCAACACCAAATTTTTTGCATGTTCCTCAAAGCATTGAATTATTGAATCGTGGTTTTCATGTTATTTGTGAAAAACCAGTTGGTCTTAATATCGAAGAGGTCGAAAAACTTCAGGAAGCTGTAAATATAAGTGAGGGTTACTTTTTTATTGTACATCAAATGCGGTATTTGGAAACAATCCGTTTTCTCCGAAATGAACTCATTAATATACCAATAAATACGCTTAAACAAATTGATATTTCATATGGGAATCCCTTTAATTGGTCATCTCAAACCAATTTTTACACTGATTCCCAAAAGGCTGGTGGTGGTGTTTTAATTGATCTGGGTGTACATTTAATTGATTTATTAATTTCATTATGGTCCGGTATTAAAATAAATGAATCACATTGTTTTGCAACAGAAGCAGAACCCTTAGTAATGGATACAGCCATTACATGTTATGGTCATATAAATGATCATATTCCGGTTTCAATTCGAGCAAGTAGAATCAACCAATTAAACAATAGCTTACGAATAAAAACATCTCAAACTGAGCTTGAATGTTCATTGGGAAGTAACCAGGTTCAAGTAAAATCATTATCTAATGGTAAAATAATTTCTCAAAAAACGATAATTACTCCGGAATCAAACCCATTTGAGTTATTCTGGGAAAGTGTTTATTATTCAATTAATGATTCTTCTCCTTCAATATTTCCATCTTCTGTTCATGACGGCATTACATCTATGAAGCTAATCAGACAAATCATGGATAATTTAGAAATTATCATGTGTAAATGATTTCTAAAATCAATTAAAAAACGTACTTGAATTCTATTGGATAATTGATGAACACCATATTTTATATTGCATATGAATTTCCTCCTCTTAATAACGGAGGAGTACTACGATCAGCAAAATTTGCCAAATACCTACCAGACTTTAACATTAAACCGGTTGTTTTTACTTTATCACCACACGATTACAAAGCAATTTTTAAAGAATTTCTAGTTGACAATACCCTTTTGGATGAAATACCGGACAGAGCAGAGATTATTTGGGTTCCTTCACCTGGTATTAAGAGAAAGCACTCTTTAAGAGCCTTTTTCAGCATTGTGCGCCGCGATACTTCTCATTGGCAACCTAATCTAAAAAAAGCAATTATTGATAATATTGAAAAATATAAACCTCAGGCAATTGTTGTAACAGCCCCTCCCTTCAGCTTAGTTTCTTATGCTCGGAAATTATCTAAGGAATTAAATTTACCTTTGATAATTGATATGAGAGATGCCTGGACTTACTGGAATCTGACACCTTACAGGACTTATTTTCATTATTTATTTACAAAACTTGAAGAAAGAAGATGTTTTAAACATGCCAGTAAGATTATTGGGACCTCTCAACAAACATTAAAAGATTTCAAAAAGCTACATCCGTCAATACCTTCTGATAAATTTCACCTTATTCCTAATGGCTTTGATATTGAAATGGATCATTGGCAAACTGAGGATCTGACAAATAGAAAATATAGAATTGGTTATGTAGGGAGCTTCTATTATTCTCCTGAGGCACGAAGGCAAATGTTTACACATTGGTCGAAAAAGCCCATTAAGCATTGGTTAAATTTTGTTCCTAGAAAAGAGGATTGGCTTTACCGTTCACCATATTATTTTTTTAAAACCGTTTCAAAACTAATAAAACACAATCCTTCATACATAGATAAAATAGAGATTTGCTTTGCAGGCCACAAACCCGAATGGTTCGATAGCATGGTGACAGAAAACAGATTAGAATCTGTTGTTAAACATTTAGGATTACTAAGTCTTAACGAATCTCTTACATTTCAGAAGCAATGCGATGCCCTATTATTGACTTCAGCAAAAGTTGTAGGTGGTAATGATTACAGTATTGCAGGAAAGACATATGAATATATTTCAATAAAAAAGCCAATAGTTTCATTTGTTTGTGAAGGTGCCCAAAAAGACATATTAATAAAAACCGGAATTGCAATTTTGTGTAATCCTGATGAATTAGAAGAATCAATGAATAAACTAAAAGAACTTATTGATGGAAAAATTCATTTGCAACCAGATCAACAATATATCAAAAGTTTTCATCGTCGAAAATTAGCTGAAAATTTTGCAGATATTATCACCACTGATATATCTTAAAACAAACCAATAGTATACTAAAAATAATATGCCTAATAGAAAAAAAATATTGCTTGTTTTTGGAACCAGACCGGAAGCAATAAAAATGGCACCTTTGGTTAAGGCTCTTATGAGTGAAGAAACTTTACTCTCCAAAGTATGTGTTACAGCTCAACACAGGGAAATGCTCGATCAGGTACTTCAACTTTTTGATATCCACCCTGATTATGATTTAAACCTGATGAAACCTGGTCAGGATTTATCAGATATTACCTCCCGGGTTTTATTAGAATTAAGACCCGTATTAGAAGATTTTCAACCTGATTGCGTACTAGTTCATGGAGATACCAGTACAAGCACAGCAGCTGCTTTGGCAGCATTCTACAAACAAATACCTGTTGGACATGTTGAGGCCGGGCTACGTACCAACAATATCTACTCGCCCTGGCCCGAAGAAATGAACCGACAGTTAACGGGTCGTTTGGCCACCTATCATTTTGCTCCCACACTCTGGTCAAAAGAAAACTTAATTAAAGAAAATATCCCGAAAGAGTTTATCTCTGTTACGGGAAATACAGTAATTGATTCTTTACATTTGACTCTTACCAAGATAGATCAAGAAAAGGAGATTAAAACTCAAACAATTGGTCAACTCAATAATTATATACCCGATTTAGAGAATATCCTTACTTCCAGAAAACTAATATTGGTTACAGGACATCGCCGTGAAAATTTTGGAGACGGTTTTGTTCAAATATGTGAAGCAATTAAAGAAATTGCAATAAGGCAATCAGATTCATTGATTATCTATCCGGTACATTTAAATCCTAATGTTCAAAAACCGGTCAATCAGATATTAGGTAACAATGATAACGTATACTTAATTCCTCCGTTAGAATATTTACCTTTTGTATTCTTGATGAGCAGATGCCATTTTGTACTTACAGATAGTGGAGGTATCCAGGAAGAAGCTCCAGGATTAGGAAAACCTGTTCTGGTAATGCGTGATACAACGGAACGTCCTGAAGCAGTTGAAGCTGGTACAGTTAAGTTGGTGGGTACAAATAAAGAGATGATAATTAAAGAATCTTTAGAGCTATTAAATAACCCTGATATTTACAATCAAATGTCCTTAGCCCATAATCCATATGGAGATGGTAAAGCCAGTTATAGTATTATCAAATACTTAAAAGAAAATCTATAATTATCTACTTTTTTGGCAATATGCCAATCTGTAATATTAAAGTATGAAAACACCCAAAGTAACTATCATAGGAATGGGCTACATAGGCCTTCCAACAGCAGCATTAATTGCTAATAATCAAATTGAAACTAATGGTTTTGATATTAACGCCAAGGTGGTAGAAACCATTAATAAGGGAGAAATACACATTATTGAACCGGGCCTTAAAGAGATGGTTAGTAATGGTGTAAAATCAGGATATTTAAAAGCCAGTAACCAACTACAAGAAGGCAATGTTTACCTAATTGTAGTTCCAACTCCCTTTAAAGGAAATAATGAGCCAGACATCTCTTTTGTTGAGACAGCAACCAGAGGGGTGATATCATATTTGAAAGAAGATGATTTATTTATTATCGAGTCAACCTCACCTGTGTTAACTACAGAAAAAATGGCAGAAATCATTTATGCTGAAAGACCTGAATTAAAAGACAAAATTAATATCGCATATTGTCCTGAACGTGTATTACCAGGTAAAGCATTGGAAGAATTAGTGAGCAACGACCGTGTAATAGGTGGCATTAACCAGGGTTCTACACAAAAGGCCATTAATTTTTATCGCTTGTTTGTAAAAGGACAACTACATCCAACCAATGCTCGCACTGCTGAGATGTGTAAATTGGTAGAAAATTCCTCAAGGGATGTTCAAATTGCTTTCGCAAATGAGTTATCCATTATTTGTGATAAAGCAAATATCAATGTATGGGAACTAATAGAATTGGCAAATAAACATCCTCGTGTAAATATTCTTCAACCAGGTTGTGGTGTTGGAGGGCATTGCATTGCTGTTGATCCATGGTTTATTGTTTCAGATTACCCTCAAGAAGCCCATGTTATCCGACAAGCACGTGAAATAAATGATTACAAAGCAGAATGGTGTGTGGAAAAGACGTTAAAAACTGCATTGGATTTTGAGGTACAACATGGAAGAAAACCTACCATCGCATGTATGGGATTAGCTTTCAAACCAGACATTGATGATTTAAGAGAGTCTCCTGCAAAATATATAACATCAAAAATAATCGCAGAATCACGTGGAACTGTTTTAGTTGTAGAACCTAACATTAGTGAGCATCTGAGCTTTAGTCTAACAGACTCTGATAGTGCTTACAAAATGGCAGATATCATTGTTTGGTTGGTAAAACATTCCTCTTTTTCTAAAATAACAAAAGATAGAACAAAGATTGAATTGGATTTTTGCGGTAATCGAAAATAAAATTTTAAGAAAATTAAACATAGTATTATCATTATATGTTTTTTTTGAAATTTTCCACGAATAAATCTAATTATCAATTATAACGACCTTACCGTTGAATAATTTATGCAAGTACTTTTCCTTACCACCAACAATCTGGCCACCAATCCGCGATTATATAAGGAGCTTTGCTATGCCCTAGAGTTAGGACACCGATGCACACTCATTCAATTTAAACTGGGGAATTGGAGTGACGAAAAAAGTGAAGAATTAGGAAATAGCGTTTCGGAATTAGGTTCTAGGATTATTAACATAGATACCACTCCGAAAAAAAAGTTATATTGGCTTAAATGGGGACTTCTTGAAAAGTTTGCACAGAATCTTTATCCAATTCTTAATAATCACACGAAAATAAATGCCATGGCCAATAGTCGCAGGGCTTTTCAGTTACTATACAATGCATTAAAACTGAATGAAAAACCAATTTTAATATGTGCCCATAATCTGGCAACTTTATATCCTGCCTGGAAATTGAGTCAAAAATGGAATATCCCATTTGTATTTGATGTAGAAGACTATCATCCTGGTGAATTTATACGCTTTGATACTCACAACGAAAAACAACGGCGGGAATTCTTAATGAAGAAGCTTTTACCCCAAGCCTCCGCCCTCACTTCTGCAAGCCCTTTAATTAGAGAGTATACCTTAAAACTAATTGGAGGTCATCCTAATCATAAGGTAATTCTCAACAGTTTTCCCTCTTCGGAATTCATAACCCCTAAAAGCTATGACCTAATGCCTAATACCTCAAACGCTCTGCGTTTGGTCTGGTTTAGCCAAAAAATATCCTTCGGCCGTGGTCTAGAACAATTATTAGAAGCTCTAACTCTATTATTTAAATCTAGTGACCTATTGACCTATCAACCTATCAACCTGACATTGATTGGAGACCTGGATCCCAACTTTAACCAGCAAATCATTCAACCCTTCCTACAATCCCTAAAATCTAATGATCTATCCCCCGATAGCTATCGGGGCTATCAACCTATCAACCTAAGGCTCATTGAGCCTTTGTCTCAACCCGATCTCCATGCCGAACTCGCCAACCACGATATCGGTCTTGCCCTTGAATTCAACACCACTGATCTAAACAGGAAACTCTGCCTGACCAATAAAATCATAGCCTATGCTCAGGCTGGCCTCTTTATATTGGCGACTGACACCCCAGCCCAAAAGCAATTTATGGACACAGATACGAACAGAGGATGTATTTCCGGTCAAACTGTGATTGAACTTAAAAACTCTCTTTTAAATCTAATGAGTATCGCTGAATCAATAAGAGGGAAACGTCAGGAACGATTCGAAAAAGGAAAAGAGCTGGCATGGGAGCAAGAAAGAACCAAATTAATAACCATTTGGATGGCAACACCTACATCTATTGAAAATCAAAATTAATTATTACTCCACTCTCCGACCTTTGCTATAAATACTTTATGTACTTTGCGGTATAAAAAAAAGAAAATCGACCTACTTTAATTCGTGGACATATTATTCGCCTAATCATTAGTAATGACCATTAAAACCAACATAACACTTTCAGCCTTTTTAGCATTAATACTCTTGGTTAATGGGGCTTATTTATGGACAGCCATTGGACTTGGATTCTCTCTTTTCTATACCTTCAAAGTAATTGAAGGAATGGGGCAACGTATCCCCATAGTGGATTTAATGACCGCCATGGCTGCCCTGCAATGGATTGTTGGCCCGGCCATTGACTATTATAATGAGGCCTATCACTATAAATATCATATGTATGTTGAGGAAATGGTATATATGTCCTTTGTGGTACCGGCAATTATCGTCTTTCGCATAGGTACCTTAATGTTTAAAGATCACTCCAGCCTCGAAGATATAGGAAATAGAGTCAGCATATTACTGGGTGATTATCCAAAGTTACCCTATTACTTTATAGTTATCGGATTATTAATACCTTATTTTTCAGGATTTCTACCAGCATCCTTAAGTTTTGTCTTTTTCCTCTTAGCCAATATTAAATACATCGGTGTTATTTACCTTCTATTTTCAGGCAAGCCCAATCGCTGGCCCATCTTTTGGGCTACCATGGCCTTTACGGCAGTGGTTTCCATAGCTGCCGGTATGTTTCACGATTTACTTCTTTGGGCCATGTTATCATTTACTTTTGTGGCCAGAGAGCTTAAGCTTACTTTTATCAACAAACTGGGAGTAGCTGTCTTAGGGATCTTTTTTGCAGTGACCATTCAATCCGTAAAAGCGCAATACCGCGAAATGGTATGGAAGCAGGGCTATAGCGGTAATAAAGTAGCTTTATTTCTTGGATTGGCTACCAGTCAGTGGAGTGATGGCAGCATACTGACACCATCCACAGAAGAAGATATGAATGTTCGTCTTAACCAGGGCTGGATTATCTCCGCAGTAATGAAAAATACCAACGAGAAAGAATCCTTTGCCGGCGGTGCCACTATATGGGAAGGTATTGAATCCAGTTTATTACCCCGCTTTCTGGCTCCCAATAAGAAAAAAGCTGGCGGCCGGGAACATTTTCGTGAATTTACCGGCCTTGAGATTGATGATAATACGTCCATGGGTATTAGTATTGTAGGAGAAGGCTATGCCAATTATGGCTATTGGGGAGGTATCTTCTTTATGTTTTTTTGGGGTGTATTTATCTCTTGGTTCTGGAAAAAACTGGAGGATTGGAGATCCTTTTATCCGACTTTACTGATCTGGAGTCCTATTTTATTTCTCCAGGTGGTTAAAGCGGAAACCGAATTTGCTGTTGTATTGAATCACCTGATCAAAGCCAGTGTATTAGTATTTGGTTTATTGTGGTTTATTAAACGGCAGTGGGGGATTAGAATATAAGTAGGTTATTAGATCAATAGATCTTTAGGTCTTTAGAGCATTAGAAGAAAAGAAGTACTATTATAGCCAATCAATCTTTCGATCTATCGACCTACTTACCTATTGATCTACTGACCTACTAGTCTATCGACCAATCAACCTCATTACAATGAAAGAAGAACAATATTCATTTAAAAAATTGATTGTTTGGCAAAAGAGCATGGCTTTCACTGAAGCTTGCTTAACAATAACAGAATCAATTAATGGACATTACCGTCTATGTGAGCAATTAGAAGCCGCTGCAGCTAGTGTTCCTCAGAACATTGCTGAGGGAAATGGGCGTATCTCAACTAAAGAATATATTCATTTCTTATATATTGCAAGAGGTTCTTTATTTGAAGCAATAACAATACTTAATATCATAGAACGTAAGGAAATCATTTCTGGAACAACACTTAATGAATTGGAGGATCTTGGACTTGAAATCACTAAAATGCTTAATAGCCTAATTTCAAAACAACGTACTTTTCTATAGCACATTTATTGACCTATTAACCCATTGAACTATTGATATATCAACCTAATAACCTAACGATCTTTCATCATGAACACAATCCTTATCATATATCCCCACTGGCATCCGGCAAACCTGGCAGGCGTGCAACGTCCCCGGTTAATTGGTAATTATCTGAAAGAACTGGGCTGGCTACCTCGTGTATTAACGGTTGATGCTGGTTATTTTGAAGAATCACCTGATCCTGATTTCGAAAAGACTTTTTCGGATGATTTTAGCGTTACACGAGTTAAAGCCTTTAAAGTAAGTAAGCCCCGTTTAATAGGTGACATTGGTTTAAGAGCCTTTTATCAGTTATATAAAGAAGCCAGGAGGATCATTAATAACGAACCAATCGATTTTATCTGGCTACCCATCCCCAGTTTTTATAACGCCGTCTTGGGTAGACTTCTTTACGAAAAAACAAAGATATCATATGGCATTGATTATATCGATCCATGGGTACGGGATATCAGTAACCAGAATAACTTGCGGGCAAAACTTAGTCAATGGATTGCTCGAGTATTAGAGCCCATCGCCATAAAAAAAGTCAGCGTAATTAGTGGTGTCAGTACTCCCTACTATGCTCCCGCTATCCAACGTAATTTCCCCTCAATAGCTAATAAGCTACTAACTACTGACTTCTCTCTTCTGACTAATAAAATCCTAAACCCTAACACCCAAAAACCTATATCCCACGTCGCCATGCCCTACGGCTTCGATCCCAACGATCATAAAATAAAATTAGAGAACTTGACCTATCCTTGGGAAAGTACTCTCCTAAATCCTAAATCCTATCACCTAAAACCTAAAATCTGGCTCTACGCCGGTGCCTTCCTACCCAACAGTCATATTCTACTGGATTCCTTTTTTAAAAGCATATCAGAGTTACGAAAAGAAGGAAAATGGGATAAAACTATTCAACTTTGGTTTATTGGTACCGGTCAATACCCTGCAAAGCGCATAACATCCTATGCAGAGGATCATAAGATCAGTGATATCGTATTCGAAAAGCGGGAACGTTATCCATTCCTTCAGGTACTTAATTTTCTTTCAGCCGCTGATACAGTGATGATTATTGGCAGCACCGAAGAACATTATACAGCCAGTAAAACATACCAGTCACTACTCAGCCAAAGACCTGTAGTAAGTGTTTTTCATCATAAGAGTAGTGCTGTGAAAGTAATGGAAGATTGTAATGCAGATCAATATACTGTCAGATACAAACCGGAGATGACAGAAAATGATTTGGTTATGGAATTTAAAGCAGTACTCTCAAAAAGACTTTCAGACCAGGACTGGAAACCTGATTTATCAGCACTGGATCAATATTCAGCAAAAGAAAGTGCCCGGAAGTTAGTGGAAGCGTTAGAAGCTGTAATTTAGAGTTAACAGTTTTCAGTAGTGAGTTATGAGTACTATAAAAAGCTTTAAGGAGTTAATTGTCTATCAGAAAGCATTCCAGCTATCTATGGATATTTTTGAAGATTCAAAAGAATTTCCCAAAGAAGAAAAATATGCTCTGACGGATCAAATGAGACGATCATCACGTTCGATATGCTCGAACATAGCTGAAGCCTGGGCTAAAAAGATTTACCCAAAATTGTTTGTCAATAAAATTTCTGATTCTTTGGGTGAAGAATATGAAACTGAAGTATGGTTAGAATATGCCTGGAAATGCAATTATGTAACAGAAGCAAAATATCAGAAGTATATTGAATCATATAATGAAGTTCGCAAAATACTATTAGCTATACTATCACATCCAGAAAAATTCAGCAGATAATCAATACTTATCAAAAGTCACTAACAACTTCCTACTCACAACTAATGACTAAAAAAAAGCGTCTGGCCATTATCTCCACCCACCCTATCCAGTACAATGCCCCCTGGTTTGCCATGCTCCATAAACGGGAAAACTGTCATTTAACGGTGTTTTACACCTGGCCACAGGCCATTGAGGGATTCAACGACCCGGATTTCAATCAGAAAGTACAATGGGATATTCCCTTATTAGATGGATATAACTATGAATTGGTAGATAACATTAGTCAACATCCCTCATCAAAAAGGTGGAGTGGCATAGACAACCCTACTTTAATTAAGAATGTAAAAGATTATACCCCTGATGCTATCCTTATATTTGGATGGAAATTGAAAAGTCATTTTCAGGTGATGCGTCATTTCAAAGGTAAAGTACCTATCTGGTTCAGGGGTGATAGCACCTTATTAGACCATGAT contains:
- a CDS encoding four helix bundle protein, translating into MSTIKSFKELIVYQKAFQLSMDIFEDSKEFPKEEKYALTDQMRRSSRSICSNIAEAWAKKIYPKLFVNKISDSLGEEYETEVWLEYAWKCNYVTEAKYQKYIESYNEVRKILLAILSHPEKFSR
- a CDS encoding four helix bundle protein translates to MKEEQYSFKKLIVWQKSMAFTEACLTITESINGHYRLCEQLEAAAASVPQNIAEGNGRISTKEYIHFLYIARGSLFEAITILNIIERKEIISGTTLNELEDLGLEITKMLNSLISKQRTFL
- the wecB gene encoding UDP-N-acetylglucosamine 2-epimerase (non-hydrolyzing), with product MPNRKKILLVFGTRPEAIKMAPLVKALMSEETLLSKVCVTAQHREMLDQVLQLFDIHPDYDLNLMKPGQDLSDITSRVLLELRPVLEDFQPDCVLVHGDTSTSTAAALAAFYKQIPVGHVEAGLRTNNIYSPWPEEMNRQLTGRLATYHFAPTLWSKENLIKENIPKEFISVTGNTVIDSLHLTLTKIDQEKEIKTQTIGQLNNYIPDLENILTSRKLILVTGHRRENFGDGFVQICEAIKEIAIRQSDSLIIYPVHLNPNVQKPVNQILGNNDNVYLIPPLEYLPFVFLMSRCHFVLTDSGGIQEEAPGLGKPVLVMRDTTERPEAVEAGTVKLVGTNKEMIIKESLELLNNPDIYNQMSLAHNPYGDGKASYSIIKYLKENL
- the wecC gene encoding UDP-N-acetyl-D-mannosamine dehydrogenase, translating into MKTPKVTIIGMGYIGLPTAALIANNQIETNGFDINAKVVETINKGEIHIIEPGLKEMVSNGVKSGYLKASNQLQEGNVYLIVVPTPFKGNNEPDISFVETATRGVISYLKEDDLFIIESTSPVLTTEKMAEIIYAERPELKDKINIAYCPERVLPGKALEELVSNDRVIGGINQGSTQKAINFYRLFVKGQLHPTNARTAEMCKLVENSSRDVQIAFANELSIICDKANINVWELIELANKHPRVNILQPGCGVGGHCIAVDPWFIVSDYPQEAHVIRQAREINDYKAEWCVEKTLKTALDFEVQHGRKPTIACMGLAFKPDIDDLRESPAKYITSKIIAESRGTVLVVEPNISEHLSFSLTDSDSAYKMADIIVWLVKHSSFSKITKDRTKIELDFCGNRK